In the genome of Haloarcula sp. CBA1129, one region contains:
- a CDS encoding dicarboxylate/amino acid:cation symporter → MIQPIRTLWSRYRSIPLIWRIFVAFVLGAGAGIAFGEQMAVVKPLGDLFLRLLNMLVIPIIVFTLLTGIRQLSPAKLGKIGGATVGLYALTTTLAGIIGLAVANVLQPGRGLEFSGGEAQSKAPPSLLDVVLGIVPNNPVAALAEGNLLATVFFVIVFGIALTYVRAQQDALADSVDSVFEAFEVGAEAMFVIVRGVLEFGVLGVFALMASGIGTEGIGLFSSLGELVLAVTIAIIIHIGFTYLVLLMGLVVDVSPIAFLSGAKDAMVTAFATRSSSGTLPVTMRNADEDLRIAERVYSFTLPVGATANMDGAAIRQAVTVMFAANVVGQPLVLTEQVFVLIVAVLISIGTAGVPGAGIVMLTVILTQVGLPLEVVGFVAGVDPILGRIATMNNVTGDLAVSTVVGKWNDGLDLDEGVWSRHLSGAAEFVPGDD, encoded by the coding sequence ATGATACAACCCATTCGCACGCTATGGAGTCGGTATCGATCCATCCCACTCATTTGGCGTATCTTTGTCGCCTTCGTACTGGGAGCAGGTGCCGGTATCGCGTTCGGGGAGCAGATGGCCGTGGTCAAACCGTTGGGCGACCTCTTCCTTCGACTGCTCAATATGCTGGTCATCCCGATCATTGTCTTCACGCTGCTTACCGGTATTCGGCAGCTCTCGCCCGCGAAACTAGGGAAAATCGGCGGTGCGACAGTCGGACTCTACGCTCTGACAACGACTCTCGCAGGCATCATCGGCCTCGCAGTTGCAAACGTACTCCAACCCGGCCGCGGGCTCGAATTCAGCGGCGGTGAGGCACAATCGAAAGCGCCGCCGTCGTTGCTGGACGTGGTTCTCGGTATCGTGCCGAACAATCCCGTCGCGGCACTTGCAGAGGGGAACCTGCTGGCGACAGTCTTCTTCGTCATCGTGTTCGGCATCGCGCTGACGTACGTCCGCGCCCAGCAAGACGCGCTCGCGGATAGCGTCGATTCGGTGTTCGAGGCCTTCGAAGTTGGTGCTGAAGCGATGTTTGTCATCGTTCGAGGCGTCCTCGAGTTCGGTGTGCTCGGTGTATTCGCGTTGATGGCCTCCGGTATCGGAACTGAGGGTATCGGGCTGTTCTCCTCACTGGGCGAGCTCGTGTTGGCAGTCACCATCGCAATCATCATTCACATCGGTTTCACCTATCTCGTTCTCTTGATGGGCTTGGTTGTCGACGTGTCACCGATTGCGTTCCTCAGCGGGGCGAAAGACGCGATGGTGACCGCGTTCGCGACTCGGTCATCAAGCGGGACGCTGCCTGTCACGATGCGCAACGCGGACGAAGACCTGCGAATCGCCGAGCGGGTGTATTCGTTTACGCTCCCGGTCGGTGCAACGGCGAACATGGATGGGGCCGCCATCCGACAGGCAGTAACCGTGATGTTCGCCGCGAACGTCGTCGGACAGCCACTGGTGCTTACTGAACAGGTCTTCGTCTTGATCGTGGCTGTCCTCATCAGTATCGGCACCGCCGGCGTTCCGGGGGCGGGTATCGTCATGCTCACTGTAATTCTCACGCAGGTCGGCCTCCCGCTGGAGGTCGTAGGGTTCGTCGCCGGCGTCGACCCGATCCTCGGACGGATTGCGACGATGAACAACGTCACCGGCGACCTCGCAGTTTCGACCGTTGTCGGGAAATGGAACGACGGACTCGATCTCGATGAGGGAGTCTGGTCGCGGCACCTGAGCGGAGCCGCCGAGTTCGTTCCCGGTGACGACTAG
- a CDS encoding SDR family NAD(P)-dependent oxidoreductase: MVELSLADRPAIVTGASRGIGREIAARFAESGGDVVVCSRTYEDVEAVATELTDTHDGRVVPVECDVTDRDAVQDLVDTTIEEFGDIRVLVNNAGGADESANLLHRCDEETFESMLDLNLKSQFLLSKEVLPAMVAAGGGSMIHMGSVNGLFGIGLSGYSEAKSGLLALSRNIAAHYGQHGIRSNVISAATIETANRRAEMENTEERTGETSARERWLDQYPLGRFGTPREVADTTLFLASELSSFVTGENLVLDGGLTTSLPTSFINEVYDADDQPTTN; the protein is encoded by the coding sequence ATGGTAGAGCTATCATTAGCGGACCGGCCAGCCATTGTGACTGGAGCGTCGCGGGGTATCGGGCGAGAGATCGCGGCCCGATTCGCCGAATCGGGTGGTGATGTCGTCGTCTGCTCGCGCACCTACGAGGACGTTGAAGCAGTTGCGACGGAGCTGACCGACACACATGACGGTCGTGTTGTCCCGGTCGAATGTGACGTGACAGATCGGGACGCAGTGCAGGACCTCGTCGACACAACCATCGAGGAATTCGGGGATATTCGGGTGCTCGTGAACAACGCTGGTGGCGCGGACGAGTCCGCCAATCTGTTACACCGCTGTGACGAGGAGACCTTCGAGTCGATGCTTGACCTGAACCTGAAAAGCCAGTTCCTCCTGAGCAAAGAGGTGCTGCCGGCGATGGTCGCCGCTGGCGGCGGGTCGATGATCCATATGGGCTCGGTCAACGGCCTGTTCGGCATCGGGCTCTCCGGCTACTCCGAGGCCAAAAGCGGACTACTGGCACTCTCTCGGAACATCGCCGCCCACTACGGGCAGCACGGCATCCGCTCGAACGTTATTTCAGCGGCGACCATCGAAACGGCGAACAGGCGGGCAGAGATGGAAAACACGGAAGAACGGACCGGTGAGACAAGCGCACGAGAGCGCTGGCTCGACCAGTACCCGCTCGGTCGGTTCGGCACGCCGAGAGAAGTCGCCGATACGACCCTGTTCCTTGCCTCCGAGCTGTCGAGTTTCGTTACCGGTGAGAATCTGGTGCTCGATGGGGGGCTGACGACGAGCCTGCCGACATCGTTCATCAACGAAGTCTACGACGCGGACGACCAGCCGACTACCAATTGA
- the epsC gene encoding serine O-acetyltransferase EpsC — MDYCYTGDTHENLFEAYRADEDPFPTQTQMEFPRREHRRPEVDILKRLFFPTCWNAAELVRDELAVLDRLDTLGGLFFAGIRPYSGSDPAETVDAVIDQLPTIRTRLKKDVEAAFKGDPAAKTYMEIIRSYPGFMAILVQRVAHTLYDAGASEYARELTEYAKTETGIDIHPGAEIGDYFFIDHGTGVVIGETATVGEWVRLYQDVTLGALHFEADESDEHRLKKGYKRHPDIGDHVVIGAGTKVLGAISVGDHVSIGANSWVTDDVPDDTKVYVTDHPTQERKRTK, encoded by the coding sequence ATGGACTACTGTTACACGGGCGACACACACGAGAACCTGTTCGAGGCGTACCGGGCCGACGAAGACCCGTTCCCGACCCAGACACAAATGGAGTTTCCGCGCCGGGAACACCGACGACCGGAAGTCGACATCCTCAAACGACTGTTCTTTCCGACCTGCTGGAACGCCGCCGAACTCGTTAGAGACGAACTCGCCGTTCTGGACCGTCTCGACACCCTTGGTGGCCTCTTTTTTGCTGGTATTAGACCGTACTCCGGATCGGATCCCGCCGAAACAGTCGACGCTGTCATCGACCAACTCCCAACGATCCGTACACGGCTCAAAAAGGACGTCGAGGCCGCGTTCAAGGGTGACCCGGCAGCAAAGACATATATGGAGATAATCCGGTCCTATCCGGGATTCATGGCGATACTCGTACAACGGGTCGCACACACACTTTATGATGCCGGGGCCTCCGAGTACGCCCGCGAACTCACCGAGTACGCCAAGACTGAGACTGGTATCGACATCCACCCCGGCGCTGAAATCGGCGACTACTTTTTCATCGATCACGGAACCGGTGTCGTCATCGGCGAAACTGCGACTGTCGGGGAGTGGGTTCGGCTCTATCAGGACGTGACGCTTGGCGCACTCCACTTCGAGGCCGACGAGAGCGACGAGCACAGATTGAAAAAGGGGTACAAACGCCACCCGGATATCGGCGACCACGTCGTCATCGGTGCGGGCACGAAAGTTCTGGGCGCTATCAGTGTCGGCGATCACGTCAGCATCGGTGCGAACTCTTGGGTCACCGACGACGTTCCGGACGATACGAAAGTGTACGTCACAGACCACCCGACACAGGAACGGAAACGAACTAAATAA
- a CDS encoding bifunctional methylenetetrahydrofolate dehydrogenase/methenyltetrahydrofolate cyclohydrolase produces the protein MTTIIDGNEIGDQIKEGVAACTDTLVSEGITPGLATVLMSDDGASETYVSMKQQACEEIGIEGFHHEISADEPAETLFTTIDELNADPAVHGILVQMPVPDHVTKRDVLERIDPMKDVDGFHPENVGRLVAGNARYKPCTPHGIQKILAETGIETEGKDAVVVGRSDIVGKPMANLLIQYGPGGNATTTVCHSRTEDLAAKTRDADIVIAAAGVPEVIDGSMLSEGTTVIDVGINRVDADTDKGYKLVGDVDFESAKTKADAITPVPGGVGPLTIAMLMYNTVRAASLQSGVGITLP, from the coding sequence ATGACTACAATAATCGACGGTAACGAAATCGGCGACCAGATCAAAGAGGGCGTCGCAGCGTGTACGGATACACTCGTTAGCGAGGGCATCACACCGGGGCTGGCGACAGTCCTGATGAGCGACGACGGCGCGAGTGAAACATACGTCTCGATGAAACAACAGGCCTGTGAGGAGATCGGTATCGAGGGGTTCCATCACGAGATCAGCGCGGACGAACCGGCCGAGACGCTGTTTACGACCATCGACGAACTGAACGCGGATCCGGCCGTCCACGGAATCCTCGTGCAGATGCCGGTCCCCGACCACGTGACCAAGCGCGACGTATTGGAGCGCATCGACCCGATGAAAGACGTCGACGGGTTCCATCCCGAGAACGTCGGTCGACTCGTCGCGGGGAACGCGCGATACAAGCCCTGCACGCCTCACGGAATCCAGAAGATCCTCGCCGAGACTGGTATCGAGACGGAGGGGAAAGACGCCGTCGTCGTCGGCCGGTCGGACATCGTCGGCAAACCGATGGCGAATCTACTCATCCAGTACGGGCCGGGCGGGAACGCGACGACGACCGTGTGTCACTCCCGAACTGAGGATCTCGCCGCAAAGACCCGCGACGCGGACATCGTGATCGCCGCCGCTGGGGTTCCAGAAGTGATAGACGGATCGATGCTTTCAGAGGGTACGACAGTCATCGATGTCGGTATCAACCGGGTCGACGCTGACACGGACAAAGGGTACAAACTCGTCGGGGACGTGGACTTCGAGAGTGCGAAGACGAAGGCGGACGCCATCACGCCGGTTCCGGGCGGCGTCGGCCCGCTCACCATCGCGATGCTGATGTACAACACTGTGAGAGCGGCCAGCCTGCAGTCCGGCGTCGGTATTACACTTCCGTAG
- a CDS encoding transposase, producing MDSATLQDDPSVESFFNVAETETLALLEHLSFEFLAEFDVFAPAETGRTREHEPPELMRGFLHCYYKDIYGIRPVERELQNTVVWLSCGFDRPPSRDAVDRFLTDLEHVVGKVFDHLVEQAVWRGLLDLTYCIDSTDVRAMPADQDASKCYDPTDDEYYYGYGCTIVSTGQKIPIAAEFTESKQAPEETAMRVTRDALAVTKPRWMIGDSAYDTLDWHDHLLAAGVVPVAPYNARNTDDPKDIEYRVEDRIEEHSKDVQLKQSTLDETYNRRTGVERTNESVKDCGLGRTHARGRVHARAQVFLALCLRLVVAITNYERGDNPGSTLITV from the coding sequence ATGGACTCAGCGACCCTGCAAGATGATCCTTCGGTAGAGTCGTTCTTCAATGTCGCGGAGACGGAGACGTTAGCGTTGCTTGAGCATCTCTCCTTCGAGTTTCTCGCAGAGTTCGACGTGTTCGCCCCGGCGGAGACGGGGCGAACACGAGAGCACGAGCCACCAGAGCTGATGCGTGGCTTCCTCCATTGCTACTACAAGGACATCTACGGCATTCGTCCGGTTGAGCGGGAGCTTCAGAACACGGTAGTTTGGCTGAGCTGTGGCTTCGATCGACCGCCGTCAAGAGACGCGGTCGATCGCTTTCTCACCGATCTCGAACACGTCGTTGGCAAGGTCTTCGACCACCTCGTCGAGCAGGCCGTCTGGCGCGGCCTGCTCGACTTGACCTACTGCATTGATTCGACCGACGTGAGAGCGATGCCTGCCGATCAAGACGCTTCGAAGTGCTACGATCCCACCGACGACGAGTACTACTACGGCTACGGCTGTACGATCGTCTCGACCGGGCAAAAGATCCCAATTGCAGCCGAGTTCACCGAGAGCAAACAAGCGCCAGAGGAGACGGCGATGCGCGTCACGCGTGACGCGCTCGCCGTCACCAAGCCGAGATGGATGATTGGCGATAGCGCCTACGACACGCTCGACTGGCACGACCACCTGCTGGCCGCAGGGGTCGTGCCAGTCGCTCCGTACAACGCGCGAAACACCGACGATCCGAAAGACATCGAGTACAGGGTCGAAGACCGTATTGAGGAACACAGCAAGGACGTTCAGCTGAAGCAATCAACCTTAGACGAGACGTACAACCGCCGCACTGGAGTCGAACGAACCAACGAATCAGTCAAGGACTGCGGCCTCGGGCGAACGCACGCCCGAGGCCGCGTCCACGCCCGAGCACAGGTGTTTCTCGCCCTGTGTCTTCGTCTCGTCGTCGCAATCACCAACTACGAACGCGGAGACAATCCGGGAAGTACGCTCATCACGGTGTGA
- the pabB gene encoding aminodeoxychorismate synthase, component I, whose translation MTEIRFSTDEESFIETARTAADGARVPVEARVTVPDPFEAYRRARDGNTDGFYLETTGGQSGWGYFGVDPVEQVEVPSGAAPAQDGGSPSIETIDELLEGEQLERGDCTVPYPCGAFGWLSYDVARELEDIPETTVSDGLPRLQLGVFDCVAAWEEPHDGPVELHVTACPVVDGSPEAVYERGCEMARELAQNAIRGETHVQPQPTAASQATFESECGEAAFADRVRQIKQYVRDGDTFQTNVSHRLTAPAAVHPVDTFDAVRRVNPAPYSALLEFPGVDLVSASPELLLDVDGDQLLTEPIAGTRPRGATPAEDEELEADLCDDEKERAEHAMLVDLERNDLGKVSEYGTVDVAEYRRVDRYSEVMHLVSLIEGELRDDVSIADAVAAVFPGGTITGAPKPRTMEIIDEVETTRRGPYTGSIGVFGFDERATLNITIRTLVHYDGEYRLRVGSGIVHDSVPEAEYQETLDKARALVTAVDEALGEQGSFAVESGTEQMEGMR comes from the coding sequence ATGACTGAGATTCGGTTCAGCACCGACGAAGAATCGTTCATCGAAACCGCGAGGACTGCAGCGGACGGCGCTCGTGTACCGGTCGAAGCGCGCGTCACAGTCCCTGATCCGTTCGAGGCGTATCGCCGCGCTCGGGATGGAAACACAGATGGATTCTACCTTGAGACGACCGGTGGGCAGTCCGGCTGGGGGTACTTCGGCGTCGACCCGGTCGAACAGGTCGAGGTCCCTTCGGGGGCGGCGCCCGCACAGGACGGCGGGAGTCCGAGCATCGAAACCATCGACGAGCTACTCGAAGGTGAGCAACTGGAACGCGGTGACTGTACGGTTCCATACCCGTGTGGCGCGTTCGGCTGGCTGTCGTACGACGTGGCGCGGGAGCTCGAAGACATCCCGGAGACGACTGTTTCGGATGGCCTCCCGCGGCTCCAACTGGGCGTGTTCGACTGTGTCGCCGCGTGGGAGGAGCCACACGACGGGCCGGTCGAACTGCACGTGACGGCATGTCCAGTCGTCGACGGGTCGCCCGAGGCGGTGTACGAGCGCGGCTGTGAGATGGCCCGCGAACTGGCACAGAACGCCATCCGCGGGGAGACACACGTCCAGCCCCAGCCGACGGCTGCAAGTCAGGCAACGTTCGAGAGCGAGTGCGGCGAGGCGGCCTTCGCCGACCGCGTCCGACAGATAAAACAGTACGTCAGGGACGGCGACACGTTCCAGACGAACGTCTCACACCGCCTCACCGCTCCGGCGGCCGTCCACCCGGTCGACACCTTCGACGCTGTCCGCAGGGTGAACCCCGCCCCGTACTCGGCCCTGCTTGAGTTTCCCGGCGTCGACCTCGTCAGTGCCAGCCCGGAGCTGTTACTTGACGTAGATGGCGACCAGTTGCTCACAGAGCCGATTGCCGGGACGCGCCCCCGAGGCGCGACGCCGGCCGAGGACGAGGAACTGGAGGCAGACCTCTGTGACGACGAGAAGGAGCGGGCCGAGCACGCGATGTTGGTCGACCTCGAACGCAACGACCTCGGCAAAGTCAGCGAGTACGGGACCGTCGACGTCGCCGAGTACCGCCGCGTCGACCGGTATTCCGAAGTGATGCACCTTGTCTCTCTCATCGAGGGAGAACTGCGCGACGACGTGAGCATCGCTGATGCGGTCGCTGCGGTGTTCCCCGGCGGAACTATCACCGGCGCGCCGAAACCGCGGACGATGGAGATTATCGACGAGGTGGAGACGACGCGGCGGGGCCCCTACACCGGCAGTATCGGGGTGTTCGGTTTCGACGAGCGAGCAACGCTGAACATCACCATCAGGACGCTGGTTCACTACGACGGCGAGTACCGCCTCCGCGTCGGGAGCGGCATCGTCCACGACTCCGTCCCGGAAGCGGAGTATCAAGAGACGCTGGACAAGGCCCGGGCGCTCGTCACCGCCGTCGATGAGGCGCTCGGCGAACAGGGGTCGTTTGCGGTCGAATCCGGGACCGAGCAGATGGAGGGGATGCGATGA
- a CDS encoding mandelate racemase/muconate lactonizing enzyme family protein encodes MEITGVSAVTVDVPLADLDAHLGIGPYVTNHGKLHSMERVLVRVDTDEGISGWGEMRVFLSPAATESIIEDGVGPMIEGQSPFEIERLRRQVFVEYTNVDMFFAAVETACWDIVGKALDKPVYELLGGWTAPTQGTQQHRQNVDGNSAAPAAVPVAFCLGILSPEESRLKAREALEAGFTVLKTKAGRDWRQDVERIKAMHDEVDGQLEFRLDPNQGWTLDQAVRVGAMLEDENIYLQYMEQPIRVDSHRSLARLRQRLRQPIAPNEDTYISHNLQSLVEAGAMDVGVIDLTPAGGISGIRQQAAILEDAGVPFTHHCAFDLGVRTAAILHAFTGIPGFSLPPDSTYYGWEADIIETPFEVSDGCLPAPEGPGLGVTVDMAAIEEYRIT; translated from the coding sequence ATGGAGATAACCGGCGTGTCAGCGGTGACTGTAGACGTACCGTTGGCCGACCTAGATGCGCATCTCGGAATCGGGCCGTACGTGACCAATCACGGGAAGCTACATTCGATGGAGCGCGTCCTCGTCCGTGTCGACACAGATGAGGGGATTAGCGGCTGGGGCGAGATGCGTGTCTTCCTGTCACCGGCGGCCACTGAGTCGATTATCGAAGACGGCGTTGGACCGATGATTGAAGGCCAGTCGCCGTTCGAAATCGAGCGGCTCCGCCGACAGGTGTTCGTCGAGTACACGAACGTCGATATGTTCTTTGCGGCGGTCGAAACAGCCTGCTGGGACATCGTCGGCAAAGCCCTCGACAAGCCGGTGTACGAGCTTCTCGGCGGGTGGACGGCACCGACACAGGGCACTCAGCAACACCGGCAAAACGTCGACGGCAACAGTGCTGCACCTGCTGCTGTCCCCGTTGCGTTCTGCCTTGGCATCCTCTCGCCCGAAGAGTCCCGTCTCAAGGCCCGAGAAGCGCTCGAAGCTGGCTTCACTGTCCTCAAGACGAAGGCCGGTCGGGACTGGCGACAGGATGTCGAGCGGATCAAAGCCATGCACGACGAAGTCGACGGGCAGCTAGAGTTCCGACTCGACCCGAATCAGGGCTGGACGCTGGACCAAGCAGTTCGGGTCGGCGCGATGCTCGAAGACGAGAATATCTACCTGCAGTACATGGAACAACCGATCCGAGTCGATTCACACAGATCGCTAGCCCGACTCCGGCAACGACTCCGCCAACCAATCGCACCGAACGAGGATACGTACATCTCGCATAATCTGCAATCGCTTGTGGAAGCTGGCGCGATGGATGTCGGCGTTATCGATCTGACTCCAGCCGGCGGCATCAGTGGTATTCGACAGCAGGCCGCCATCCTCGAAGACGCCGGGGTTCCCTTCACGCACCACTGTGCGTTCGACCTTGGGGTTCGGACTGCTGCGATTCTTCATGCGTTCACCGGCATCCCGGGCTTTTCGTTGCCCCCGGATTCGACGTATTACGGCTGGGAGGCAGACATCATCGAGACGCCGTTCGAGGTCAGCGACGGCTGCCTTCCGGCCCCGGAGGGTCCCGGCCTCGGTGTCACTGTGGACATGGCCGCTATCGAGGAGTATCGAATCACATGA
- a CDS encoding HAD family phosphatase produces the protein MSHLVVFDLDGTLTRQRGGFELLHTLYGTTPEAETLMDRFEAGQITFAEWCRGAVDVWRANDVTRSDITRATRAVKPKAGAVELLEHLQQADIRFGILSAGVANLATQFDPYDPAFVHGNWIQFEDDRVSGIDVHVGPDEKGKVLRKIRVEQGPTSITYIGDSHTDTEAFIEADTAVLFDPDERIPEAAIDAADTVIECEDIAEVQTLLPAI, from the coding sequence ATGTCGCATCTAGTAGTGTTCGACCTCGACGGGACGCTCACTCGACAGCGCGGTGGGTTCGAGCTGTTGCACACCCTCTACGGAACGACACCGGAAGCCGAGACGCTGATGGATCGGTTCGAGGCGGGTCAAATCACGTTTGCAGAGTGGTGTCGAGGAGCGGTCGACGTGTGGCGTGCGAACGATGTTACCCGGTCAGATATCACTCGTGCGACCCGGGCTGTCAAGCCGAAAGCGGGAGCGGTCGAGCTCCTCGAACACCTCCAGCAAGCTGATATCCGATTCGGCATCCTCAGTGCCGGCGTTGCGAACCTCGCCACACAATTCGACCCATACGATCCAGCGTTTGTTCACGGAAACTGGATTCAGTTCGAGGATGACCGGGTTTCGGGCATCGATGTCCATGTTGGCCCGGATGAAAAGGGGAAAGTACTTCGAAAAATCCGAGTCGAGCAGGGCCCTACGTCAATCACCTATATTGGCGATTCGCACACTGACACCGAGGCCTTCATCGAGGCAGATACCGCGGTGTTGTTCGACCCGGACGAGCGGATTCCCGAAGCAGCAATCGACGCAGCAGATACAGTCATAGAGTGTGAAGATATAGCGGAGGTCCAAACGCTCCTCCCGGCAATTTAG
- a CDS encoding Rid family detoxifying hydrolase, translating into MKELTTDDAPDSIGPYSQGIASGDRIYVSGQGPVDPDSGEVIQGTPAEQTRRTLRNVAAVLEAGGASLDDVVKATVFVKDMRYYDEVNEVYGELMSPPYPARSAVEVVKLPVDIDVEIEVIAER; encoded by the coding sequence ATGAAAGAGCTAACGACTGACGACGCACCGGATAGTATCGGCCCGTACTCACAGGGAATCGCAAGCGGCGACCGGATTTACGTTTCCGGACAGGGGCCAGTCGACCCGGACTCCGGCGAGGTAATCCAAGGGACGCCCGCTGAACAGACTCGACGCACGCTCCGGAACGTCGCGGCCGTTCTGGAGGCCGGTGGCGCTTCGCTCGACGATGTCGTGAAAGCGACGGTATTCGTGAAGGATATGCGGTACTACGACGAGGTGAACGAGGTGTACGGTGAACTCATGTCACCCCCCTATCCCGCACGCAGTGCTGTAGAGGTCGTTAAATTGCCAGTCGATATCGATGTCGAGATAGAAGTCATTGCGGAACGATAG
- a CDS encoding aminodeoxychorismate/anthranilate synthase component II, producing the protein MILIIDNYDSFAYNLVQYVGEFDDGTVRRNDAIDVAGIRDLDPDGIIVSPGPGTPAEAGVSIDVFAETAYPALGVCLGHQALCAAHGTPVGHAPDVVHGKPSEIRHDGTRLYDGVDDPFEVGRYHSLAVEATELPDALDETAHTNDEQGIVMGVQHAEKPHIGVQFHPESILTDAGKQLIENFCTAIAGA; encoded by the coding sequence ATGATACTCATCATCGACAACTACGACTCCTTCGCCTACAATCTGGTCCAGTACGTCGGGGAGTTCGATGACGGTACCGTCCGCCGAAATGACGCTATCGACGTGGCCGGCATCCGCGACCTCGACCCGGACGGTATCATCGTCTCGCCGGGCCCCGGGACGCCGGCGGAGGCCGGCGTGTCAATCGACGTCTTCGCCGAGACAGCGTACCCGGCGCTTGGCGTTTGCTTGGGCCATCAGGCGCTCTGTGCTGCCCACGGAACCCCTGTCGGCCATGCACCAGACGTGGTCCATGGGAAACCCTCTGAAATCCGTCACGACGGAACAAGGCTGTACGACGGGGTCGACGACCCGTTCGAGGTCGGTCGGTATCACTCGCTAGCTGTCGAGGCCACAGAGCTCCCGGACGCGCTTGATGAAACAGCCCACACGAACGACGAGCAGGGCATCGTGATGGGCGTCCAGCACGCCGAAAAACCACACATCGGCGTCCAGTTCCACCCGGAGAGTATCCTCACCGACGCCGGGAAACAACTCATCGAGAACTTCTGTACCGCGATTGCTGGGGCCTGA
- a CDS encoding DMT family transporter, which yields MSRYRTTGCFLLLAAIWGTAFMATDVGLADLPPVPFAAARFDIASVLLFTALAVTGSLERPQTHDDYVYVLAGGTLMIGIHHVFLFTGQQYVTGAVAAVLLGLVPVVTPALTKLASSDDTFTANTGVGVVLGFTGVVVIANPDPADLLGSTIGIALVFASALAFAIPAVVTHDTSPSMSFLATQAWLMAIGAVVLHITVLVLPGQSFADASWTPSAFAALLYLAVVAGIGGFLLYFRLLDQLGPIEMSFIEYVIPLFAALAGWLVLGQPVTLATIGGFGCILMGFLAAKWRTLRAELRRVAEPKPSPPAD from the coding sequence ATGAGTCGCTATCGAACGACCGGTTGTTTTCTCCTTCTGGCTGCAATCTGGGGTACTGCATTCATGGCGACAGATGTCGGCCTCGCCGACCTGCCGCCGGTACCGTTCGCCGCCGCACGCTTCGACATCGCTTCCGTTCTCCTGTTTACCGCGTTAGCTGTCACAGGTTCCTTAGAACGGCCACAGACCCACGACGATTACGTGTACGTCCTCGCTGGCGGGACGCTTATGATCGGCATACATCACGTATTCCTGTTCACCGGGCAACAGTACGTCACCGGGGCCGTCGCCGCCGTGCTACTCGGTCTCGTTCCAGTCGTGACGCCCGCACTCACGAAACTCGCATCCAGCGATGACACGTTCACTGCAAACACTGGTGTTGGCGTAGTACTCGGGTTCACCGGCGTCGTCGTGATTGCTAACCCTGACCCGGCGGATCTCCTCGGCAGCACCATCGGAATCGCGCTCGTGTTCGCGTCGGCGCTGGCGTTTGCCATCCCGGCCGTCGTCACGCACGACACCAGCCCGTCGATGTCATTTCTGGCCACACAGGCGTGGCTGATGGCTATTGGGGCGGTTGTCCTCCACATCACCGTGCTCGTGCTCCCCGGACAGTCGTTTGCAGACGCATCGTGGACGCCGTCCGCGTTTGCGGCGCTGTTGTATCTGGCCGTCGTTGCCGGTATCGGTGGCTTCCTGCTGTACTTCCGGTTACTCGACCAGTTGGGCCCTATCGAGATGAGCTTCATCGAGTACGTCATCCCTCTGTTCGCCGCACTCGCCGGCTGGCTCGTCCTCGGGCAACCGGTCACGCTCGCTACCATCGGTGGATTCGGATGCATCCTGATGGGCTTCCTCGCGGCAAAATGGCGGACGTTACGAGCAGAACTGCGTCGAGTCGCCGAGCCGAAACCCAGTCCACCAGCCGACTGA